In Planctomycetia bacterium, the following are encoded in one genomic region:
- a CDS encoding Rrf2 family transcriptional regulator encodes MKLSRTVAYALQATLQLAQAKTGSPVPCSQLAAKGHMPERFLLQVLRSLVTHGILQSTRGVEGGYTLERRPEDITLLEVIEAIDGPMGAAVSSNNESLPSETLQRLQGVMRQLNDNMRRDLSAIKLADLIPKHRTADAGAA; translated from the coding sequence ATGAAACTCTCGCGCACGGTGGCGTATGCCTTGCAGGCGACGCTCCAGTTGGCTCAGGCCAAAACCGGTTCACCCGTCCCATGCAGTCAGCTCGCCGCTAAAGGGCACATGCCGGAGCGATTCCTGCTCCAGGTGCTACGCAGCCTGGTGACGCACGGCATTCTGCAGTCCACCCGTGGCGTCGAAGGGGGTTACACCCTGGAACGCCGCCCGGAGGACATCACGCTGCTCGAGGTCATCGAGGCAATCGATGGCCCAATGGGGGCCGCGGTGAGCTCAAACAACGAGAGCCTGCCGTCCGAAACCTTGCAGCGGCTGCAAGGCGTGATGCGGCAACTCAACGACAACATGCGGCGCGACCTGTCGGCCATCAAGCTGGCCGATCTGATCCCGAAGCACCGCACCGCCGACGCTGGGGCGGCGTAA